The proteins below come from a single Rosa rugosa chromosome 2, drRosRugo1.1, whole genome shotgun sequence genomic window:
- the LOC133728542 gene encoding uncharacterized protein LOC133728542 isoform X2, with protein sequence MKLSLTPKLSTFLKPSLASTPLRRSICSSSPSPPPPPPISIKPQTPLFLRPPIHSATSSDLQQWQDWAKTLASSVGSTFADSDNGPDSTLLLRELNWLVDDAVQQGIENGRRKIRLRVSLDELYLLWKQRIEERRPFQYIVGCEHWRELVLCVQEGVLIPRPETELIVDLVGDVVKGEEGLREGLWADLGTGSGAIAIGIARVLGTGGGRVIATDLSPTAISVAGFNVERYGLQDVVELRQGSWFDPLKDVEGKLAGFVSNPPYIPSDNIPGLQAEVGRHEPRVALDGSVDGMDDLLHLCKGAASILKPGGFFAFELKLHSDIVG encoded by the exons ATGAAGCTAAGCCTCACTCCAAAACTCTCAACCTTCCTTAAACCCTCCCTTGCTTCTACTCCTCTCCGTCGCTCTATTTGCTCTTCttcaccatcaccaccaccaccaccacccattTCTATAAAACCCCAAACCCCTCTCTTTCTGAGGCCACCCATTCACTCAGCCACCTCCTCAGACCTCCAGCAATGGCAGGACTGGGCCAAAACCCTCGCTTCCTCAGTTGGGTCCACCTTCGCCGACTCAGACAACGGCCCGGACTCGACCCTTTTGCTCAGAGAGCTCAACTGGCTCGTAGACGACGCAGTTCAACAAGGAATCGAAAATGGTCGAAGAAAAATTAGATTGAGAGTGAGTCTGGACGAATTGTACTTGTTGTGGAAGCAGAGGATTGAAGAGAGGAGACCCTTTCAGTACATTGTTGGGTGTGAGCATTGGAGGGAGTTGGTGCTGTGTGTTCAAGAAGGGGTTTTGATTCCGAGGCCGGAGACTGAGCTCATTGTGGATTTGGTGGGTGATGTGGTGAAGGGTGAGGAGGGTTTAAGAGAGGGTTTGTGGGCAGATTTGGGGACTGGGAGTGGGGCTATTGCTATTGGGATTGCGAGGGTTTTGGGGACTGGTGGTGGCAGAGTCATTGCAACTGATTTGAGTCCCACTGCGATTTCGGTTGCGGGGTTTAATGTGGAGAGGTATGGTTTACAG GATGTAGTGGAGCTAAGGCAAGGATCTTGGTTTGACCCATTAAAGGATGTGGAAGGTAAACTTGCGGGGTTCGTAAGTAATCCACCGTACATACCAAGTGACAATATCCCAGGGCTACAAGCTGAAGTTGGAAGACATGAACCCAGAGTTGCACTGGATGGCAGTGTTGATGGCATGGATGATCTCTTACATCTTTGCAAAGGGGCTGCTTCCATTTTGAAACCTGGTggattttttgcttttgag CTGAAGTTGCACAGCGATATAGTTGGTTAA
- the LOC133728542 gene encoding uncharacterized protein LOC133728542 isoform X1 → MKLSLTPKLSTFLKPSLASTPLRRSICSSSPSPPPPPPISIKPQTPLFLRPPIHSATSSDLQQWQDWAKTLASSVGSTFADSDNGPDSTLLLRELNWLVDDAVQQGIENGRRKIRLRVSLDELYLLWKQRIEERRPFQYIVGCEHWRELVLCVQEGVLIPRPETELIVDLVGDVVKGEEGLREGLWADLGTGSGAIAIGIARVLGTGGGRVIATDLSPTAISVAGFNVERYGLQDVVELRQGSWFDPLKDVEGKLAGFVSNPPYIPSDNIPGLQAEVGRHEPRVALDGSVDGMDDLLHLCKGAASILKPGGFFAFETNGEKQCKYLVEYMENEARGSFCNLSIIPDFAGIHRFVTGFRK, encoded by the exons ATGAAGCTAAGCCTCACTCCAAAACTCTCAACCTTCCTTAAACCCTCCCTTGCTTCTACTCCTCTCCGTCGCTCTATTTGCTCTTCttcaccatcaccaccaccaccaccacccattTCTATAAAACCCCAAACCCCTCTCTTTCTGAGGCCACCCATTCACTCAGCCACCTCCTCAGACCTCCAGCAATGGCAGGACTGGGCCAAAACCCTCGCTTCCTCAGTTGGGTCCACCTTCGCCGACTCAGACAACGGCCCGGACTCGACCCTTTTGCTCAGAGAGCTCAACTGGCTCGTAGACGACGCAGTTCAACAAGGAATCGAAAATGGTCGAAGAAAAATTAGATTGAGAGTGAGTCTGGACGAATTGTACTTGTTGTGGAAGCAGAGGATTGAAGAGAGGAGACCCTTTCAGTACATTGTTGGGTGTGAGCATTGGAGGGAGTTGGTGCTGTGTGTTCAAGAAGGGGTTTTGATTCCGAGGCCGGAGACTGAGCTCATTGTGGATTTGGTGGGTGATGTGGTGAAGGGTGAGGAGGGTTTAAGAGAGGGTTTGTGGGCAGATTTGGGGACTGGGAGTGGGGCTATTGCTATTGGGATTGCGAGGGTTTTGGGGACTGGTGGTGGCAGAGTCATTGCAACTGATTTGAGTCCCACTGCGATTTCGGTTGCGGGGTTTAATGTGGAGAGGTATGGTTTACAG GATGTAGTGGAGCTAAGGCAAGGATCTTGGTTTGACCCATTAAAGGATGTGGAAGGTAAACTTGCGGGGTTCGTAAGTAATCCACCGTACATACCAAGTGACAATATCCCAGGGCTACAAGCTGAAGTTGGAAGACATGAACCCAGAGTTGCACTGGATGGCAGTGTTGATGGCATGGATGATCTCTTACATCTTTGCAAAGGGGCTGCTTCCATTTTGAAACCTGGTggattttttgcttttgag ACAAATGGTGAGAAGCAGTGCAAGTATCTTGTGGAGTACATGGAAAATGAGGCTAGAGGCAGCTTTTGTAATTTGAGTATAATTCCTGATTTTGCGGGTATTCATAGATTTGTTACCGGATTCCGTAAATAA